A genomic segment from Polyangium mundeleinium encodes:
- a CDS encoding FMN-binding glutamate synthase family protein yields MWIILAVFAVLVVAVAIYDVTQTKHAILRNFPIIGHFRYLLEAVGPELRQYIVTNNDEERPFSRDQRRWIYSSAKKENNYFGFGTDNDLEQSPNYLIVKHAAFPLPELHAGEPGYDPGYRVPCAKVLGGKRGRKKAFRANSVINSSAMSYGSLSGAAVEAINRGAKIAGAMQNTGEGGVSPHHRHGGDLVWQIGTGYFGCRDEQGRFSMERFLETVASAPIRAIEIKLSQGAKPGLGGVLPGAKVTAEIAKIRGIPIGETCISPAAHTAFSSADELLDFVEKLAAASGLPVGIKSAVGQEKFWHELAKLMTRGDRGVDFITIDGGEGGTGAAPLVFSDHVALPFKIGMSRIYRTFAEAGIAEDVVFIGSGKLGFPHASLLAFALGCDMVNVAREAMLSIGCIQAQECHTGRCPTGVATQSRWLVRGLDPTDKAARFANYVTSLRKELLQLARACGVPHPALVTLDELEILDDRLHARSAASVFEYQAGWGCPSAADIEAIHAIMAGKPAPALPSGEGLVIAPA; encoded by the coding sequence GTGTGGATCATCCTGGCCGTCTTCGCCGTCCTCGTCGTCGCCGTCGCGATCTACGACGTGACGCAAACGAAACACGCGATCCTTCGCAATTTCCCGATCATTGGGCATTTCCGCTACCTGCTCGAAGCGGTGGGGCCGGAGCTGCGGCAATACATCGTCACGAACAACGACGAAGAGCGCCCCTTCAGCCGTGATCAGCGCCGGTGGATCTACTCATCGGCGAAAAAAGAGAACAACTACTTCGGGTTCGGCACGGACAACGACCTGGAGCAGAGCCCGAACTACCTCATCGTCAAGCACGCGGCGTTCCCGCTGCCGGAGCTGCACGCGGGCGAGCCCGGCTACGATCCGGGCTACCGGGTGCCCTGCGCGAAGGTGCTCGGCGGCAAGCGGGGCCGGAAGAAGGCATTTCGCGCGAATTCGGTGATCAACTCGTCGGCGATGAGCTACGGCTCGCTCTCCGGCGCGGCCGTCGAGGCGATCAACCGCGGCGCGAAGATCGCGGGCGCCATGCAGAACACCGGCGAGGGCGGCGTATCGCCGCACCACCGGCACGGCGGGGACCTCGTCTGGCAAATCGGCACGGGGTATTTCGGCTGCCGCGACGAGCAGGGGCGCTTCAGCATGGAGCGATTCCTGGAGACGGTCGCGTCGGCGCCGATCCGCGCGATCGAGATCAAGCTGAGCCAGGGCGCGAAGCCCGGCCTCGGCGGCGTCTTGCCAGGCGCGAAGGTGACGGCCGAGATCGCGAAGATCCGCGGCATTCCGATCGGAGAAACCTGCATCAGCCCCGCCGCGCACACGGCGTTCTCCTCGGCCGACGAGCTGCTCGATTTCGTGGAGAAGCTCGCCGCAGCGTCGGGCCTGCCCGTGGGGATCAAATCGGCGGTCGGTCAGGAGAAGTTCTGGCACGAGCTCGCGAAGCTCATGACGCGCGGCGATCGGGGCGTCGATTTCATCACGATCGACGGCGGCGAAGGCGGCACGGGCGCGGCCCCGCTCGTGTTCAGCGACCACGTGGCGCTGCCCTTCAAGATCGGGATGAGCCGCATCTATCGTACGTTCGCGGAGGCCGGGATCGCCGAGGACGTGGTCTTCATCGGCTCGGGCAAACTCGGCTTCCCGCACGCTTCGCTTCTCGCGTTCGCGCTTGGCTGCGACATGGTGAACGTGGCGCGCGAGGCGATGCTCTCGATCGGCTGCATCCAGGCCCAGGAGTGCCACACGGGCCGTTGCCCCACGGGCGTCGCCACGCAAAGCCGCTGGCTCGTGCGTGGGCTCGATCCGACGGACAAAGCTGCCCGATTCGCGAATTACGTGACGAGCCTGCGCAAGGAGCTGCTGCAGCTCGCGCGGGCCTGCGGCGTGCCGCATCCGGCGCTGGTGACGCTCGACGAGCTGGAGATCCTCGACGATCGGCTGCACGCGCGCTCGGCGGCCTCGGTGTTCGAGTATCAAGCCGGCTGGGGCTGTCCCTCGGCCGCGGACATCGAGGCGATACACGCAATCATGGCCGGCAAACCGGCGCCGGCGCTCCCCAGCGGCGAAGGGCTCGTCATCGCGCCGGCCTGA
- a CDS encoding sterol desaturase family protein encodes MPRAELSQALDALWAALASLAVLVVMFVPLERVFPARHQRILRPALGLDLCFFFGQYLVWNALAIFVARTASAWIGGYLPEGPRAFFAAQPFFIQAILVVLLGDLCVYWYHRACHRFDVLWRFHAVHHTSEHLDWVAAHREHPVDGVLTQLATNLPALALGFAPRALAGLIVLRGAWAIFIHSNVRLPLGPLKWILGAPELHHWHHARLERTQHNFANVAPFLDVIFGTHHCPAKDETYDLGVAFAAPKSYLGLLLAPFLPATASASAESSSASRTP; translated from the coding sequence ATGCCCCGCGCTGAGCTCTCGCAGGCGCTCGACGCGTTGTGGGCCGCGCTCGCGAGCCTCGCCGTGCTCGTGGTCATGTTCGTCCCGCTGGAACGCGTTTTTCCGGCCAGACACCAGCGCATCCTCCGGCCTGCCCTTGGCCTCGACCTCTGCTTTTTTTTCGGGCAATACCTCGTCTGGAACGCCCTCGCGATCTTCGTCGCGCGCACGGCTTCGGCGTGGATCGGTGGCTACTTGCCGGAAGGGCCCCGCGCGTTTTTCGCGGCGCAACCCTTCTTCATCCAGGCCATCCTCGTGGTCCTGCTCGGCGACCTTTGCGTGTATTGGTACCACCGGGCCTGCCACCGTTTCGATGTTCTCTGGCGTTTCCACGCCGTGCATCACACGAGCGAGCACCTCGACTGGGTCGCGGCGCATCGCGAGCATCCGGTCGACGGCGTCCTCACGCAGCTCGCGACGAACCTGCCGGCGCTCGCGCTTGGCTTCGCGCCGCGGGCGCTCGCCGGCCTCATCGTCCTTCGGGGCGCGTGGGCCATCTTCATCCACTCCAACGTGCGCCTGCCCCTCGGCCCGCTGAAATGGATCCTCGGCGCGCCCGAGCTTCACCACTGGCACCACGCGCGCCTCGAACGCACGCAGCACAACTTCGCGAACGTCGCGCCGTTTCTCGACGTGATCTTCGGGACACACCATTGCCCCGCGAAGGACGAGACCTACGATCTCGGCGTCGCGTTCGCCGCGCCGAAGAGCTATCTCGGGCTCCTCCTCGCGCCGTTTTTGCCGGCTACCGCGTCGGCTTCCGCAGAATCATCGTCTGCGTCGCGTACGCCGTGA
- a CDS encoding acyl-CoA thioesterase yields MPADLALDTAVTPVPGSPGHYTTNLPDAWSWNLPSGGVLMTVALRAIEATIADATFRPVSATTIFCSPVPAGPLDIRVEVLRRGNAAVQARAALRAQASAETDLEVSATFARERPGFDLLDTAPPRVPDPEEAPSIVEPRRSVAGRSEYPFLDNFDSRLALGHVWWKPGWPAGSARYARWMRYKVPQRLADGTLDPFAIPPIADLMPPALRQKLGPEGPHFHAPSLDLTVHFLDPTTSDWHLVSVWARRARAGYATAEAEVWGADGKLTAYATQTMILRKPTR; encoded by the coding sequence ATGCCCGCCGATCTCGCCCTCGACACCGCCGTCACGCCCGTCCCCGGTTCGCCCGGCCATTACACGACGAACCTCCCCGACGCCTGGAGCTGGAACCTGCCCTCGGGCGGCGTGCTCATGACCGTGGCGCTGCGCGCGATCGAGGCCACGATCGCCGATGCGACGTTTCGCCCTGTCTCGGCGACGACGATCTTTTGCAGCCCCGTCCCGGCCGGTCCGCTCGACATCCGCGTCGAGGTGCTCCGGCGCGGCAATGCGGCCGTGCAGGCGCGCGCCGCGCTCCGCGCGCAGGCCTCCGCGGAGACGGACCTCGAAGTGAGCGCGACGTTCGCCCGCGAGCGGCCAGGCTTCGACCTGCTCGACACGGCGCCGCCGCGCGTGCCGGACCCCGAAGAGGCGCCCTCGATCGTGGAGCCACGCCGCTCGGTCGCGGGCCGCAGCGAATACCCATTCCTCGACAATTTCGATTCGCGCCTCGCGCTCGGGCACGTCTGGTGGAAGCCGGGCTGGCCGGCGGGCTCCGCTCGTTATGCGCGGTGGATGCGGTACAAGGTCCCGCAGCGCCTCGCGGACGGCACGCTCGATCCCTTCGCGATCCCGCCGATCGCGGACCTGATGCCGCCGGCCCTGCGCCAGAAGCTCGGCCCGGAGGGCCCGCATTTCCACGCGCCGAGCCTGGACCTCACGGTGCATTTCCTCGACCCCACGACCAGCGATTGGCACCTCGTGAGCGTGTGGGCGCGGAGGGCGCGGGCGGGGTATGCGACGGCGGAGGCGGAGGTGTGGGGCGCGGACGGCAAGCTCACGGCGTACGCGACGCAGACGATGATTCTGCGGAAGCCGACGCGGTAG